The stretch of DNA GCAGCAGTCTTGGCCAAAGATTGGAAACTCGAGAAAACGATTCCGGATCCGCGAGAAACCCGATTCTGGATCCACGAATGGTAGTCGAGAAGTTGGACAAAGCGAGCTGGTGCTGTTGTTTTGCAGCTGGAAGCCGAGTCTCAGTATGCAGTGTGATGAAAAATCCAACCAAAGAATAGCTCGAGGGAGAGGAAGTATCACGAAAAACAGTCCTTGTGTATCTATTGAGCCTGGATTCATTCCACATGATCTCATTTTGGGCCCGTGGAAAAGACCTTAGCCACTGGTTCGAAGAACGCTCAAGACCATCTGTTGAGACGTGaaaactccaacaagacaAGACGACCACGTATTCACAACCAAGTCTTGAGGGTGTGGAGCTGTTATTATATGCCAATAACTGGGCTGTATGTCCTTCATATTCTTCAGGTTCTTGTATCTCGATGTGACAGTGACCTTAGAGCGAGCATCGCCAAAGGGATAGTGCGAGATGGAGATAGCAAAAATACTGACCCCGATGAGATGGAAACAGTTGTAAACGGGATTTTAAACCGTCAATTGTATCACCTAGTTGCTTGCAGATGATTTTTTGCCTGTCCTCGTAAAAATAAGCCTTCCACTATGTATTTGAAGACATGAGACCGTGAAATATCGAGTCAGCGGCAATGAGGCGGACTCGAGAACGACGCGAACAGTTGGGTGAATCCTCATTCTCGTCAATTATCCTACTCCGACGCTTGTTAAGTAGTGCTGATCGAGCCTCCGAACGACCAACTCACTGATTTCAAGACTATCGGTGGCTCCTGTTCGTTTTACTGTACTCGCATGTACTCTACTACCTCCGTTTTCTGTCATGTTCAACCCATGTTgttgcacttgtagctccATCAGAACCCATCAGGATGAGAAGGTGTGGGTTATCGTGATGGTGACTGCGGTGGTGATAGTGATGGTgattgagctgctgctttAACTGCTGTCCATTCGGAAACATAGTACCTCCTCGCAAACAAAGATGTTCCGCTCAAGTGGACTGCCTGTTGGCAGCTGGTGCTCTTTTAAAGCATGGCGACGGTTATGGAGCTTTCCCGTCTTCCATCTTGATCGAATGCGCGTTCCAAGGTGTTGGTGACCGTGGCTTTAGGGGCTCTCTTGGAGAACCTGCAGGTCGGTCTAGCGCGCGTGCTCAGGGTCATTCAGTAGACAAACACAAGGAAGCTGGAGTACACACTGGCAGAGATTGTATGTGTTGTGAATGATTAGTCCTGAGACGGGGAACGGCGTTGGTCCAGTATGGAACCGGAGTGAAACAGAAAAGAAGTAAAGGACATGAATTCTGCAGACCGCCTGGACCAAGTTCTCCATTAGGAGAGATGGATCAACAGCACGTCTCCGGGATTGCGATCACATCGAGAAGCGTCAGGCGATTCGAGTCCACGGTGCTGTTCACACCAGGTTAGGTGAGGAATTAGTCAGGAGTCAACAGTCAGGAGTCAACAGTCAGAAGTCAACAGTCAGAAGTCAACAGTCAGAAGTCAACAGTCAGGAGTCAACAAGCGAGTCTTTTGCCGCCTGAAGTTATCCAGGGACCCACAAGTTATTCAATCGCTCTCAAGATACTCGCCAGTAGCTCATTCGTCAATCTCCCTTGCTCATTCAGGCTTGTCACCAAAATCTCAGTAGTCTTTCTCGACAACAAACGACATCTCCATATAAACTCAGCTGTATCTTGGTTCACTCAGCTGTATCTTTGCCCACTCAGCTATGTTGTGTCCCTCACCACTCACCTTACAGTAGTTGTCCCCTTGCTAATGTCGTGATCCTAAACACACAAAGCGCTTGGTCCCACCCAGCTcgactcttcttcctccccATCACTTTGTGCCCAGTTAATCAGCGCTGTCGTACGCGCCATTGCCACCACCTCACGAGTAATCACATACCACCACTCCACTCACCACTTGTCACATGCCCGTTATCACATACCTCATACCACCTACCACATATCACATATCAGCTCtcagctacagtaccacTCCACTCGCCACCTTACCACTGTCATTCTTCCCACCACTCCATATCACCCCACTCAATATCACCCCATCTACCCATTTCCCACACACAAAGCAAAGCGGCGGACGCAATCATGTTCTGTCTCCAATTCGGCGCCTTGTGTGAGCTAAGACATGTCTGCCTGGCAAACATGTCCGAGCGGGGGATAAAATAGATGGGTGGATGTAGACTTGGGGTGATGTGGACTTGGGCAGAGGCGGACTCGCTTTCGAGATAGTGTTAGCCTGGTCAGTGGCCATGGCTCATCCGTCTCACCATGCGGTAGCAAATGCGCCTGTCTCTGAGCCTCCTCCCCCCCCTCGCCCCTTTCAAAAGTCGCTGTAGAACGGGGTCACCACGGTGTGCCCGTCCGCAGGCTCTCCAAATGCAGTATTTTCTCAATCCCGGCCTGAGTTCTCAAGGCTCAGTTCATGGTGTCAGTGGCCCAGTTTCTGAACATGAGTCGAGGTGCAGACTGTTGAGGCGAGCGCTCCAGGGAGAAGGACTTTACCGTCCTGCCCTCCGTGCCATCGTCTAAACCAGGCGATGCTGGTTTCCTGTCCTCAGACGTCTCAATGTAGCTCAGAACCAGCACATACCGATTGATTATTCTTGGTAACGCCGCGTCCTGGCTCTCCTTCGCCCTAAATGCATCTCATTAATTGGCACTAAAGGAACCGAGGTCTTGTTGAAGGACTCTGTCTGCTCTACAGCCGTTAAATTACTGCAAATTGACATCCGTCTGTGTTTACAAACCACTCACAGGTATGCCATGTTAGCAGATTCACCCAGCTGGAGCAATGGAGTCAAGTAGGCGTTTTCCTATGTCTGTCTGGGGTCCCAGCACGCCAGATCTCGTCGCATTACCATTTTGTGGGTTCCAGTGTTGtaagctcctccttccccCGCCCCGTCGAGCTCATGGACCAACGTCACCACCTCGAGAATGTCTTCCAGGCAAATATATGCATCCCTCAGGGCGGAGGAGTCTAGACTCCAGCAGCCCTGGTCAAGATTGCTGCGACTGATGGCTTTCTGTTCAGGCAATTTTCTGCTCATTTGATGCTTGTTCGTCTTACCTTAAATCAACGACCGTCATACTTCCACGCTCATTTTCACACTTCTACGACCAAGTCTGGCCAAACTCTCACTAAATCTCGCCAAGTCTCGTCAAGTGTCTCGTTAAAATCGTTATTCATTAATTATTACTACTTCTTTTATTAGTTGGGCGAGCGGGAGTTTGGGGGGCGAGGAGTTTATcaggagctcaagaaacCAGTCAAGAGTGTGTCAGGACAGACTTCTCACCACTCGACCCTTCCTCTCACCTTGGGTTGCGCTACACTCAGGTTTAGGCAACCTCCTTTCGTTCGTCGCTGCTAGACGCGGAGTTCTCCGTCACGACAGCATTCTTCTCGACGCCAGCATCCTGTCGAGCATGGAACACGGCCCGGTCGTACATGGCATTGTCGGCAGTCTTGTCCTCAGTCTTGGCCCATCGCTTGAGCATGGGGTAGTAGCCGTGCTTCTCGTTGAAGAGCATGGCGAAAATGGCGAGAATGATGCAGATCCAGTACACATTGTATGAGATGACGGAGCCGTAGGTGGGGGAGTTTTGCCATCCAAACAGCGCGTTGAAGATCTGCCAGCCACCGTCGTTGAGAGGGTCGCAGCAGTTGACGTGCCAgaccacctccttgatgttGTAGGAGCCAGGGCCGGAGCCTCCCTCGGcgacatctccaccagACTTCTTGGAGAATCGGTACATCTGGAAGTACCAGATAGCTCGGGAGAAGAGACCGGCAGCAATGAGGTAGAGGAAACAGGTGGAGGCGATGAGGAAGATCTGGATAGACATGAAGTTACCTCCTCGGTAGATGAAGTATCCGATCAGACCGCCGGCTGCCAGACCACAAAAGACGGGAAGAGGGAATGCGGTGGCATCCTCACCGAGTCCAACACCTCCGACAAAGACCACGGCCTCAATACCTTCTCGCAGGGTAGTAACGAAGGCGAGAATGCCCAGAGCGTACTTCTTGGAGTTGTATCGGAAGTTGAAGAGACTCTTGAGTCGGCCCTTGAAGGAAGtgtccttgtactcgcCCTTGTTCTGCAGCAGGGTCTTGGCAATCTTGATTCGCCacttctccttcatcttgtTGATTCGCAGCATGGCCAGACCCATGAAGGTGATCATGATGGTAGCAATGATACAGAAGATACCTTCCCACAGGTCTTCAAACGAAGCCCAGAGATCCTTGTCCAGCGAGTAGAAGACACCGATGAAGGTGCCTCCGAGAATGAAACAGatgagaagaccaagagCGGCGCCAATCCACACCTGCTTgatgagcttcttctgcagcagaGCCTTGTCAGCCTCGGACTGGCCGGCAAAGGCGTCATCGGCGGAGGTTGCCACGGGACTGAGATCCTTCTCGGGGTTTTCGGGGTCATAATCGGGATGGTCCGTCACAGGAGCCGGGCCCAGAGACTGCTTGATGAAggccagcagcaccgaAATGATGATGGCGGCCTCCAGAGTCTCTCGAAAGACAATGAAGAAGACCGGAACGGAAAACGCGTTGGCCATGGTTGTGGTCGATGGAGTGATGGATtagatgagatgagataACGGACATGGCCGCGTATATATGTATTCCCGTGAATTTATCGCAAAATCAAACCATCCCTGCTACCACTCCAATCCTGCATGAGAGGGAGGGTGACAGGTTGGCGGGAAAGAAGAGACCAAAGGGTGTCTGGAGAACATTGTGGTTTAGCTGTCTATAAATGTTTGGATCCCATTTCCATTCATCTCCGAAATTTCCAATAGTCATCTATTTCTTCTCATAAATTGCTCATTTGAATCCCTCTTAATCTCCCCCATTTtcccatctccatcaaGAATTGTCATCTTAAGGTTTACAAATAAGATTATATTTAGACTTTACATAGTAAGGTTACGCTTTCCCTCTCTAAAATTTAGACAAACTGTAAATTATCCCGATATTTGGGTAATCATATCTTTCCGCTCAACATTAATGGACACTTTATATTAAGCATAATGAGGGCCCAAAGGAGGGTCCAAATGACCGTTGAACGCCACAAATGCGTGCGAAAATGTCCCAACAACATGCCCCGCATTTTGCTGCGTCGCTTTGCCGCAATTTTTGCGCCCTCTTTTCTCTCCCCTTTCCGCCATCTTCCGATGTGATTGATTTGATGAAAATTCGGCTTGGCGCCAAGCAAAAAACATCTGACAAGAAAATGGCACAAGAACCGAGGGAAGGGAAGGGAAGGACTTTGTGTGAAAAAGAGGACGATGGGAGATGGAAAAATTATGGAAAAGTGATGGCAGAAAAATGCCGCCAAGTGATTAGGAGGTGATGAAGTGAAGATTTTGTTTGTTTAATTTTCGGGGTGAATTTTCATCATTTTCcttggtttttttttcttgtatTCTCCGTGGctttattttttttccccaaAAAAAGCCCAGAAAATctcttcttgtcttgtcttgtcttgCCGCCGGCTTGGCAAAACTCTTCCCTAACCCAGCTATCCACCCCCCCCCCAGAAACCCTATTCTGCTTAGAATGGTACCAAGACTAGTTACCTGGCTTGGTCTGTAGCCGTGCGTGATTAGATTGATAAGTATTTTAGTGGGACTAGGATGGTGGTTAGGCGAGCGGCTAGGGCCCACGGTTAGAGGGAAAATTATAGGGCTCACACCAGAGGAAAAGTTAAGGTAAGCTCAATGGCCGAGATATCCTCTTATCTGTCCTATTTCGATCCGTCGGTTTTGGTCTGTTTCTGCAGTGAGACGTGAGACAAATTTTTAGGCTCCATGAGTTTCAAATTGGGTTTTGATTAAACTTCACAATAAGTTCACAACAGACTCCTGCATCTGGTGCATCTGACGCAGCAGTTGCATATAAGGTGCATTGCATTGCAGGATGCTCCAAAACGGCTTGACCAAGCGGAGCCAAGAATTCACGAGTCCACGGTCTCAGTCAGGCAGCCAATCTGATAATCAGACCAcggagagatggagactTGTAGCGGAAGGCTGTACGATCCATGCAAGAATCTGCACCAGAGAAAATTTGCAGTTTGTTCTGATTGATAAACAATTGCGATGACAAAAAGGCAGGGATGAGGTTGCTTAGAGGGACCAAGTGGTGGGTAAACGATGGAGAATACGTGGAGAATTCATTTGAGGATGTTTTGGAGGTGTATTATAGATGCTCGGTGATTGAGGGTGTTTTGGGAAtccgaaaaaaaaaaaaagaaaaaaaaaccaaatCAAACTCCGAAAGAGCTCCAAAATGGCCAAAACAATTCCAAAACGGTGGAAAGTCGTTGAAGGTGCTCGATATTCAGACAGTATGCTCATTCCAGGATGGCCGGTTTTGATCTTATCCGTACTGAAACATCAGGATCCAGTGCGACCAACAGCACCCCGAGCGGCAACCGACAATCGACAACAGGGAAATGAGCCGATAATGAGATTGAGCTTTTGTTGCGACGCCCTACGACACCGATGAAACCAGATTGTCCAGACAATCTGTGATCGACTATTTGCTATTTCGAGTCTCGACCGACCTCGCACTGACCAATTGCCGCCTCTAGTCATTCCCTGCCACCCAAAATCCTTAGCACCTCTCCTTCTTATCCCTCCTGTAACCGTAGCGATTTTCTACTCATCACGTTTAGTTCCCCCAATCCTGGAGAAAAGTCGCCCAAAAAAGAGATACACGGAAAACCGACAATTTCCTATCGATCCGTAGTTTGTGTTCTCTCTAGCCGCCCAGCAGTTGGATATTAGACTACACCCAAGTAGTATATTCCGGTTGAGTCATTAGTTGTGAACATTTGAGGACAAAAGTCAGCTAGCGTCTCTATCTCGGGATCGATCGCCGACAGGGATACTGTAAGAGTCTTAATCAAACGCGAATAAGCATGTTTCAAACAGATACAAACCCTCGACTCCTTGTGTCAAACAAAATCTTGAGCTGGAAGGAGATTGATGGATTCAGTTTGTTGACTTTTTATTAGAATTTACTTAGACTCTCTTAATGCTTTAATTTTTCATACCCACTGTCCAAGGACACCAGATTCTTATCACACAATGTCTTGGCCAGTGTCGTACAACAAATTGGCACCAGTTACTAGCAATTACCGTTCTTGGCACCCCCCAGGGTGGAGATATTGACACCTGAACgggtggaggaggtaaGACGTCAAGGCAAGGCAAAAGGGATCCGAAAATGACGCAAAAGCCACCAAAGTGGCCCCCAAACGGCCAATTTCCATATTTAATCATTCATCCGCACTCTCGATCCACATCACGGCTCTTGAACATTTCTGGGATCCTTCCCCTTCTTTCTAGTTTGGATTCcctttgtttttgtttcttcCAACGAGAAGTGTTTCCAGAATCCAATCCAGGAATATCTAGATATATCAAAGATTACTAAAATGTAGCTGAAATCTCGGAGAATCTAATGATATCCTCATCATATCCACATCTTTATTTTTCGTCCATCTAGATCCCACTTTAGAAACTGATTTTTTGTTGCTTTTTTATTAAAAAATGCCTTTTGATGCCTTTTCTCATCCATAAAAATACTCGTGATCGTTCAGTACACCCATCTCTTTGTCCAGAATCGTATATATTTCCATCTGTGACACGCCTCAGAACCTCGGTCGGAGTTTTCGCATTTAGCTTTGAGGATGTTTCCAGGTtgaaaaatcaaaaaaaaatcaaaaaatcagaaaaatgtcagaaaaaagagaaattCACAACACCCAAAATTCCCAGAGCACCACAAACTCGCATCT from Yarrowia lipolytica chromosome 1D, complete sequence encodes:
- a CDS encoding uncharacterized protein (Compare to YALI0D06688g, similar to uniprot|P40088 Saccharomyces cerevisiae YER145c FTR1 iron permease that mediates high-affinity iron uptake); its protein translation is MANAFSVPVFFIVFRETLEAAIIISVLLAFIKQSLGPAPVTDHPDYDPENPEKDLSPVATSADDAFAGQSEADKALLQKKLIKQVWIGAALGLLICFILGGTFIGVFYSLDKDLWASFEDLWEGIFCIIATIMITFMGLAMLRINKMKEKWRIKIAKTLLQNKGEYKDTSFKGRLKSLFNFRYNSKKYALGILAFVTTLREGIEAVVFVGGVGLGEDATAFPLPVFCGLAAGGLIGYFIYRGGNFMSIQIFLIASTCFLYLIAAGLFSRAIWYFQMYRFSKKSGGDVAEGGSGPGSYNIKEVVWHVNCCDPLNDGGWQIFNALFGWQNSPTYGSVISYNVYWICIILAIFAMLFNEKHGYYPMLKRWAKTEDKTADNAMYDRAVFHARQDAGVEKNAVVTENSASSSDERKEVA